Genomic DNA from Bacteroidota bacterium:
GCTTGAACTTGGCGTTGTCATAATTTAAGGAGGGTATGGTATCAGACAGTCGTTGCGGACGTAACCCGCAACCCGTGTGCACGATCTCATTTAGGGAAGGCGTGCGCGGCAGCAGATACCTATGCCGGCTTGTTTTGCCCACCAAAAACATCCCGGCACAAGTGTTCTGTTATTGCATCAGCAGGCAGGTAGCTTTCAATCTGTATTTCTTCGAGCGTGATGTTTTGAGGGGCCTGGAAGGACATCATTGTTGAGACAAAAGAAAGGGTGTGTTCGCCAGCTTGAAAACGAATGTGCAGCGACCCTTCGGTACCTTCTGCCAGGTTATGTTTTTGCCAGTCTGCAGGTACATCGGGTGCCTTCAGGATGTCTTCGACCACTGCTTTTAACCGCTCGTCATGTGGCGTGTGTAGCAATTCTCGTTGAAGCCTGCTGATGGCTTTCCTAGCGGTAAGCTCCCAGTCGAGCACAAACGGTTTGAAGCCCGCGGGGTCAAAAAATGCACGCATCACATTGAATTGATCTGGGATGGGAGAAATTGCCAATCCAATCA
This window encodes:
- a CDS encoding helix-turn-helix transcriptional regulator; protein product: MKARSQVFSALLKYWRMRAGMSQLDLALTADVSSRHISFLETGRSQPSQEMVLLLAAVLDIPFRDRNVMLREAGFTPVFDEPGIHALDPGITHALNVMLRHHEPFPMMVLDSAYNLLRMNEAARCMIGLAISPIPDQFNVMRAFFDPAGFKPFVLDWELTARKAISRLQRELLHTPHDERLKAVVEDILKAPDVPADWQKHNLAEGTEGSLHIRFQAGEHTLSFVSTMMSFQAPQNITLEEIQIESYLPADAITEHLCRDVFGGQNKPA